The Algoriphagus sp. TR-M9 genome has a window encoding:
- a CDS encoding PAS domain S-box protein, with protein MSPHNFNKLDADKDVSLYRICELTAQIAQVPKVALLYRDGSQVCYTADFGFKDECHEVLSILISNSVYSKDTFHCNSLMDFELDQSQVDFLKKHEVDSFSFYPLVNKSGDFLGHLVLLSSKQIFYSDSQERGIALLRAEATVVLQERLLISEYAQIERLFNLSNDLICIASVDGFFKKVNPSFTKQLGWDEPTLLTHSFFEMIHPDDLEKSKKEIEKLGRGESSIEFSHRFVCKDGEYVDLEWVATPESKSGDIFAIARNTTESKAREHRLEQSENRLRVFFESSQGLMCTHDLSGVFLSVNEAGSSRLGYQVNQVVGRSLYDIVPVHRHEFIDQYLSDIKKNGKASGQMVTRHRDGSYLIWMYNNVLERDPTGEVDYVIGNAIDITQRISLENELTQARKLLEETGKIAKVGGWSLNVKANELTWSPMTKTIHEVPENFVPDVSTGIDFYKEGESRSKISKAVERAMNFGEPWDLELQLVTFKGNDLWVRAIGQAEFKDGECVRVFGTFQDIDESKKAEIELEHTRKVLDNVINASSEVCVISTDVEGVITVFNVGAEKMLGYTSDEVVGKRKPDFLHKPSEVLAHVKELEQEFGREIQQHEIFTIRADINGFDQKNWTFLTKGGQEKSVSLVVSTMRDLSNEIIGYLGIAIDVTEKVKFEMDLINEKSRLSAFVQHAPAAVAMLDHDLKYINASNQWKKEYSMQQLDIIGKSHYDFFPELTEAAIARHQRVLKGAIERKEEDVVKLPGETSKRYVSWEMRPWYLFDGEIGGIMISTQNVTGFVKQREELERAKELAEEASSAKSEFLANMSHEIRTPLNGVIGFTDLVLKTRLNETQNQYLTIVNQSANALLSIINDILDFSKIEAGKLELDVEKCDLYEISSQATDIITYQIQQKGLEMLLNVAPELPRFIYADSVRLKQVLVNLLGNASKFTQKGEIELKIENLETYENKNKIRFSVRDTGIGIKPEKQSKIFEAFSQEDSSTTKKYGGTGLGLAISNSLLKMMGSQLNLTSEVDKGSTFYFDIVLDTEEGEKLEWFDVSKIKKVLIVDDNDNNRLIVRQMLLLQNIQSLEAANGLEALQKLAAGERYDVVLMDYHMPFMDGLETIQKIRETIQPDPEELPIMLLHSSSDDQKIIPACREYSVMHRLIKPLKIQEFYTALSHIHSSGFKYEGTEQLEDKGAFRAFTVLVAEDNIVNMLLAKTIVAKIAPNATFVEAANGKEALNYCQYNMPDIILMDVQMPEMNGYEATGKIRALDYHTHVPIIAFTAGNVKGEREKCIAAGMDDFLVKPVVEENINMIFKKWLELEPEIPVSTNPSEIDDSNILHYNSSKLLNYIDHDMEMFQNILLVVKEELEKSLSNISNLVEAKELKPLKEAGHKLYGTAASGGMKALSELAFQLEHLKVFDDADVLELFEKIQVEVELVKLLIDRDLV; from the coding sequence ATGTCACCACATAACTTTAATAAACTTGATGCTGATAAAGATGTTTCTTTGTACAGAATTTGCGAATTGACGGCTCAGATAGCACAAGTTCCCAAAGTTGCACTTTTGTATCGTGACGGGTCTCAAGTCTGCTATACCGCTGATTTCGGATTTAAAGATGAGTGTCATGAAGTATTATCCATCCTCATTTCGAATTCAGTTTATTCCAAGGATACCTTTCATTGTAATTCCCTGATGGATTTTGAGCTAGATCAGTCTCAAGTGGATTTTTTGAAAAAGCACGAAGTGGATTCATTTTCCTTTTATCCCCTAGTCAATAAATCTGGAGATTTTCTTGGTCATTTAGTCTTGTTGAGCTCCAAACAGATTTTTTACTCCGATAGTCAGGAAAGAGGTATCGCTTTACTCAGAGCTGAGGCAACTGTCGTACTTCAGGAAAGATTATTGATTTCTGAATATGCGCAGATAGAACGCTTGTTTAACCTTTCCAACGACCTGATTTGCATAGCGAGCGTGGACGGTTTCTTCAAAAAAGTCAACCCATCCTTTACAAAGCAACTTGGATGGGATGAGCCTACTTTACTTACCCATTCATTTTTCGAAATGATCCACCCAGATGATCTTGAAAAGTCGAAAAAGGAGATTGAAAAGTTGGGCAGGGGAGAGTCATCCATTGAATTTTCTCACCGCTTTGTATGTAAAGACGGTGAATATGTAGATTTGGAATGGGTAGCTACTCCTGAGTCCAAATCAGGGGATATTTTTGCCATAGCCCGAAATACCACTGAATCGAAAGCAAGGGAACACAGATTGGAACAAAGTGAAAACAGACTTCGGGTGTTTTTCGAGAGCTCTCAAGGTCTAATGTGTACGCATGACCTTTCTGGTGTGTTTCTTTCAGTAAATGAAGCTGGATCAAGTAGGCTTGGCTATCAAGTGAATCAGGTAGTAGGAAGAAGTCTATACGATATAGTTCCGGTACACCGGCATGAGTTCATTGATCAGTATTTGAGTGATATTAAGAAAAATGGTAAGGCTAGTGGACAAATGGTTACCCGTCATCGAGATGGGTCATATTTGATTTGGATGTACAATAATGTACTAGAGCGTGATCCAACAGGAGAAGTGGACTATGTGATTGGGAATGCGATTGATATTACTCAGCGGATATCTTTAGAAAATGAACTGACACAGGCCAGGAAACTGCTGGAAGAAACTGGTAAAATAGCCAAAGTGGGAGGGTGGAGCCTCAATGTAAAAGCAAATGAGCTCACCTGGAGCCCAATGACTAAAACCATTCATGAAGTTCCAGAGAACTTTGTCCCTGATGTGAGTACTGGTATAGATTTTTATAAAGAAGGAGAAAGCCGGTCCAAGATTTCAAAAGCAGTGGAAAGAGCCATGAATTTTGGGGAACCCTGGGATCTAGAACTTCAATTGGTAACTTTTAAAGGCAATGATCTTTGGGTTCGGGCTATCGGGCAGGCAGAGTTTAAAGATGGAGAATGTGTGCGTGTCTTCGGTACTTTTCAGGATATAGATGAAAGTAAAAAGGCTGAGATAGAACTTGAGCATACCAGGAAGGTGCTGGATAATGTCATCAATGCCTCTTCTGAGGTTTGCGTAATCTCTACGGATGTGGAAGGGGTAATTACAGTTTTTAATGTGGGCGCAGAAAAGATGCTGGGGTATACTTCTGATGAAGTAGTCGGCAAGCGTAAGCCTGATTTTCTACATAAGCCATCAGAAGTTTTAGCGCATGTAAAGGAGCTCGAGCAGGAATTTGGCAGAGAAATACAGCAGCATGAAATATTTACAATTCGAGCTGATATAAATGGTTTTGATCAGAAGAACTGGACTTTTTTAACCAAAGGTGGCCAGGAGAAATCTGTTTCTCTAGTGGTTTCCACGATGAGGGATTTATCAAATGAAATTATCGGATATCTGGGGATTGCGATCGATGTCACTGAGAAGGTCAAATTTGAGATGGACTTAATCAATGAAAAGAGTAGACTAAGTGCCTTCGTACAACATGCTCCAGCTGCAGTTGCCATGCTGGACCATGATTTGAAATATATCAATGCAAGTAATCAATGGAAGAAAGAATATTCGATGCAACAACTCGATATTATCGGGAAATCTCACTATGACTTTTTTCCTGAATTGACAGAGGCTGCAATAGCCCGGCATCAGCGGGTGTTGAAGGGTGCAATTGAAAGAAAAGAGGAGGATGTAGTAAAACTACCGGGGGAAACATCAAAGCGGTATGTAAGTTGGGAAATGAGACCTTGGTACCTTTTTGATGGGGAAATTGGAGGGATTATGATATCTACTCAAAATGTGACAGGATTTGTCAAGCAGCGGGAAGAGTTGGAAAGAGCAAAAGAGCTAGCAGAGGAAGCAAGTAGTGCGAAATCAGAATTCCTGGCCAATATGAGTCATGAAATCAGGACACCGTTGAATGGAGTGATAGGATTTACAGATTTGGTTTTGAAAACCAGACTGAATGAAACTCAAAATCAATACCTCACCATAGTAAATCAATCTGCAAATGCATTACTGAGCATTATTAATGATATACTTGATTTTTCTAAGATCGAGGCGGGTAAGCTGGAGTTAGATGTGGAAAAATGTGATCTCTATGAAATTTCGTCCCAGGCGACCGATATTATCACCTATCAAATACAGCAAAAGGGGCTGGAAATGCTTTTAAATGTGGCTCCCGAACTTCCTAGATTTATTTATGCAGATTCAGTTCGTTTAAAGCAAGTCTTGGTTAATTTACTAGGTAACGCTTCCAAGTTTACACAGAAGGGGGAGATCGAGCTAAAAATTGAAAATCTTGAAACCTATGAGAACAAAAATAAAATCCGGTTTTCAGTTCGCGATACAGGAATAGGAATCAAACCTGAAAAACAGTCCAAAATATTTGAGGCCTTTTCGCAAGAAGATAGTTCTACTACCAAGAAATATGGAGGAACTGGGTTAGGATTGGCGATTTCCAATAGTCTTTTAAAAATGATGGGGAGTCAGTTAAATCTTACCTCAGAAGTGGATAAAGGAAGTACGTTTTATTTCGATATAGTTTTGGATACTGAGGAGGGGGAAAAGTTAGAATGGTTTGACGTCAGTAAAATTAAAAAGGTCCTGATTGTGGATGATAATGATAATAATCGCTTGATTGTTCGTCAAATGCTTTTACTGCAGAATATCCAATCTTTAGAGGCTGCGAATGGTTTGGAAGCGCTGCAAAAACTAGCCGCAGGAGAACGGTATGATGTCGTGTTGATGGATTACCATATGCCATTTATGGATGGGTTGGAGACCATTCAAAAAATAAGAGAAACCATCCAGCCTGACCCTGAAGAATTGCCAATTATGCTTTTGCATAGTTCGTCAGATGACCAAAAGATTATCCCCGCTTGCAGGGAGTATAGTGTGATGCATAGGTTAATCAAACCTTTGAAAATACAGGAATTTTATACCGCTTTGTCACATATCCATAGTAGTGGGTTTAAATATGAAGGAACAGAACAATTAGAAGACAAAGGGGCATTTAGGGCGTTTACTGTGCTGGTGGCTGAAGACAATATTGTAAACATGCTTTTGGCTAAAACTATTGTCGCAAAAATTGCCCCTAACGCCACTTTTGTAGAAGCTGCTAATGGCAAGGAGGCCTTGAATTATTGCCAATACAACATGCCTGATATCATCCTGATGGATGTACAGATGCCGGAGATGAATGGGTATGAGGCTACCGGCAAAATTAGGGCATTGGATTATCACACTCATGTGCCGATTATCGCATTTACAGCTGGTAATGTAAAAGGAGAGCGGGAAAAGTGTATAGCAGCCGGTATGGATGACTTCCTGGTTAAGCCTGTCGTTGAGGAAAATATCAATATGATTTTTAAAAAATGGCTTGAACTCGAGCCAGAAATTCCTGTAAGTACCAATCCATCGGAGATTGATGATTCTAATATTCTACATTATAATTCTTCTAAACTTCTGAATTACATAGACCATGATATGGAGATGTTTCAGAATATATTACTAGTAGTGAAGGAGGAGTTAGAAAAGTCGCTTTCCAATATTAGCAACCTAGTGGAAGCAAAGGAACTTAAACCACTTAAAGAAGCAGGACATAAATTATATGGTACAGCTGCTTCAGGAGGTATGAAAGCTTTATCTGAATTAGCATTTCAACTGGAGCATTTGAAGGTTTTTGATGATGCTGATGTATTGGAGCTATTTGAAAAAATTCAAGTTGAAGTTGAATTAGTTAAATTATTGATTGATAGAGATTTAGTTTGA
- a CDS encoding acetyl-CoA carboxylase carboxyltransferase subunit alpha, with product MVLEFEKPIADLEQKLQEMKELATGRNIDLSSDIHSLEEKILALKKETFQNLTRWQRVQLSRHADRPYSLDYIYEMTNDFVELHGDRTVADDKAMVGGLGDLDGRTVMFIGQQKGRNTKQRQMRNFGMANPEGYRKALRLMKMAEKFGKPIVTLIDTPGAFPGLEAEERGQGEAIARNIKEMFMLKVPVICVIIGEGASGGALGIAIGDKVMMLENSWYSVISPENCSTILWRSWDYKEQAAESLKLTALDMKGNGLVDDIIPEPLGGAHKDMKQMALTLKETLIKTLKDLDKIKPEKRIDQRIEKFCSMGVVVE from the coding sequence ATGGTATTAGAATTCGAAAAACCTATAGCTGATTTAGAACAAAAGCTTCAGGAAATGAAGGAGTTGGCTACTGGAAGAAATATCGATTTAAGTTCCGATATTCATTCTCTAGAAGAAAAAATTCTTGCTTTGAAAAAAGAAACTTTTCAAAATCTCACCCGCTGGCAGCGAGTGCAGCTTTCCAGACATGCTGACAGACCTTATTCTCTGGACTACATTTATGAAATGACTAATGATTTTGTCGAGCTTCATGGAGACAGAACGGTAGCAGATGACAAGGCCATGGTAGGAGGGCTTGGAGATCTAGATGGACGTACAGTGATGTTTATCGGACAGCAAAAAGGCCGAAACACCAAGCAACGTCAGATGAGAAACTTTGGCATGGCCAATCCTGAAGGTTACCGAAAAGCACTTCGCCTCATGAAAATGGCGGAAAAGTTCGGCAAGCCTATTGTGACTTTGATAGATACCCCGGGTGCATTTCCTGGTTTGGAAGCTGAAGAAAGAGGCCAGGGTGAGGCGATAGCCCGAAATATCAAGGAAATGTTTATGCTGAAAGTGCCAGTGATCTGTGTGATCATAGGAGAAGGTGCTTCTGGTGGAGCCTTAGGTATTGCGATAGGCGATAAGGTTATGATGCTTGAAAATAGCTGGTATTCTGTGATTTCTCCCGAAAACTGCTCCACTATACTTTGGAGAAGCTGGGATTATAAGGAGCAGGCAGCTGAATCTCTTAAATTGACAGCTCTGGACATGAAAGGAAACGGTTTAGTAGATGATATCATCCCTGAGCCGCTGGGAGGAGCACATAAGGATATGAAACAAATGGCGCTCACCCTCAAGGAAACTTTGATCAAAACTCTTAAGGATCTGGATAAAATCAAGCCGGAAAAAAGAATAGATCAGCGCATCGAAAAATTCTGTTCGATGGGTGTAGTAGTAGAGTAA
- a CDS encoding MBL fold metallo-hydrolase, with product MELYVVNTGFFKLDGGAMFGVVPKTLWSRTNPADDNNMCTWAMRSLLAVDGNRVVLIDNGIGDKQDAKFFSHYYLHGEDSLEKSLRKIGLSAHQITDNFLTHLHFDHCGGGVKYGSHGQYEMTFPRATYWSNQEHWKWATAPNPREKASFLEENILPMQELGQLDFVDLKQKSFLPGFEFFTVDGHTDKQMLPKIQYKGHTLVFVADLLPSVGHIPLPYVMGYDTRPLVTMDEKAAFLEEAAREKYVLFLEHDAQHECCTVKMTEKGVRLDQTFKLDEI from the coding sequence ATGGAATTATACGTTGTCAATACTGGTTTTTTTAAACTTGACGGAGGTGCCATGTTTGGGGTAGTGCCCAAAACACTTTGGTCCAGAACCAACCCAGCAGATGATAATAACATGTGTACCTGGGCGATGCGCTCCTTATTGGCCGTTGATGGCAATAGAGTAGTGCTGATCGACAACGGTATAGGGGATAAACAGGATGCTAAATTTTTCTCCCATTACTATTTACATGGAGAAGATTCCCTGGAGAAAAGCTTGCGCAAAATAGGCTTAAGCGCTCATCAAATCACAGATAACTTTCTGACCCATCTGCATTTTGACCACTGCGGAGGTGGAGTTAAATATGGCTCCCATGGACAATACGAAATGACCTTTCCTAGGGCTACTTACTGGTCAAACCAGGAACACTGGAAGTGGGCAACAGCACCTAATCCTAGGGAAAAAGCCTCATTTCTGGAGGAAAACATACTTCCTATGCAAGAACTAGGACAGCTGGACTTTGTGGATCTAAAGCAAAAAAGTTTTTTACCAGGCTTTGAATTTTTCACTGTAGACGGACATACCGACAAGCAGATGCTCCCGAAGATTCAGTACAAGGGTCATACCTTGGTATTTGTAGCAGATTTGCTGCCATCAGTAGGCCATATCCCTTTGCCATATGTGATGGGCTATGATACGCGGCCTCTGGTGACCATGGATGAGAAAGCGGCATTTCTAGAGGAAGCCGCTAGGGAGAAATATGTGCTTTTCCTCGAACATGATGCGCAGCATGAGTGCTGCACAGTGAAAATGACCGAGAAAGGCGTTCGTTTGGATCAAACCTTCAAACTAGATGAAATCTAG
- a CDS encoding patatin-like phospholipase family protein, whose protein sequence is MKSSLKIGIALSGGGVRGISHLGALQALGESGIVPTKVSGTSAGAIAGAMFCQGYTPTEILKIIVETNYFKFLRPAISWTGILKMDTVGTLFKLYLDHDDFAKLKTPLTVAATDIKKGKVRYYSEGELIRPIMASSCIPGMFDPIIIGKRHLVDGGVLNNLPVEPLEGICDFVIGINCNQLPEESNIRNMKNLVERSVIMAMNYNVYSRKGKCDFFLEPPGLGKYGVFDIKKASELFQAGYDYTCQYIEENPSILELAVDKNTIKS, encoded by the coding sequence ATGAAATCTAGTTTGAAAATCGGCATTGCACTTTCAGGAGGGGGAGTGCGGGGAATATCGCATCTTGGAGCCCTTCAGGCTTTGGGAGAAAGCGGAATTGTACCGACCAAAGTTTCAGGAACCTCAGCTGGAGCTATCGCCGGCGCAATGTTTTGCCAAGGATATACACCTACAGAGATTTTAAAGATCATAGTAGAAACAAATTACTTCAAGTTTCTTCGCCCGGCTATATCATGGACGGGAATCCTTAAAATGGATACCGTAGGCACTTTATTTAAGCTTTACTTGGATCATGATGACTTTGCAAAGCTAAAAACCCCGCTTACCGTGGCCGCCACCGATATCAAAAAAGGCAAAGTTCGCTATTATTCTGAAGGAGAACTGATCCGTCCCATAATGGCCTCTTCTTGCATTCCCGGGATGTTTGACCCTATTATCATCGGGAAAAGGCACCTCGTAGATGGTGGGGTGTTGAATAACCTACCTGTGGAGCCTCTGGAGGGGATTTGTGATTTTGTCATCGGGATTAACTGCAATCAGCTGCCAGAGGAAAGTAACATCAGAAATATGAAAAACCTGGTGGAGCGGTCTGTGATTATGGCCATGAACTATAATGTATATAGCCGCAAAGGGAAATGTGATTTTTTCCTGGAACCTCCAGGTTTGGGGAAATACGGAGTTTTTGATATAAAAAAAGCTTCAGAATTATTTCAGGCAGGTTATGATTATACTTGCCAATATATTGAGGAGAATCCCTCTATTTTAGAATTAGCTGTTGATAAAAATACCATAAAGTCATAA
- a CDS encoding 1-acyl-sn-glycerol-3-phosphate acyltransferase — MMKALSRFVFWISGWSLNDQWPKGLKKAVLIAIPHTSNWDILYARAAFFLMDIPVRFTIKKEVMVGPLGWLLKGLGAISIDRKRIPGGRKQTYTESMVSMLNERDELVIMVTPEGTRSQVKKWKSGFYHIALGANVPVVVGYLDYKKKEAGIGPVINPDGNMDAQIEELKVFGRTVTGKHPEKGIL, encoded by the coding sequence ATGATGAAAGCCTTGTCACGTTTTGTGTTCTGGATTTCTGGATGGAGCTTAAACGATCAATGGCCCAAAGGCCTGAAAAAAGCGGTATTGATCGCCATTCCCCATACTTCCAACTGGGATATACTCTATGCCCGCGCTGCTTTTTTTCTCATGGATATCCCGGTGCGGTTTACCATTAAGAAGGAGGTGATGGTAGGCCCTTTAGGCTGGTTGCTGAAAGGCTTGGGCGCTATTTCCATAGACAGGAAACGTATACCGGGAGGTAGAAAGCAAACCTATACTGAATCAATGGTGTCCATGCTCAATGAACGAGATGAACTGGTTATCATGGTCACTCCTGAAGGAACCAGGAGTCAGGTGAAAAAATGGAAGTCAGGGTTTTACCATATAGCGCTAGGGGCTAATGTGCCAGTGGTGGTGGGTTATTTGGATTATAAGAAGAAGGAAGCCGGTATAGGTCCGGTGATCAATCCAGATGGTAACATGGATGCCCAGATTGAAGAGTTGAAAGTATTTGGTCGGACAGTCACAGGTAAGCATCCCGAAAAAGGAATCTTGTAG
- a CDS encoding aspartate aminotransferase family protein, whose protein sequence is MNNRQLFLQHLAQTTDFPLLIEIEKAEGVYIYGPEGEKYLDLISGIGVSNIGHRHPRVLSAVHDQMDKYLHLMVYGEYVQSPQAQLAKALCDTLPSSLDNVYLVNSGSEAVEGALKLAKRFTGKAKLVSCENAYHGSSHGALSVGGNEIFKRAYRPLLPGVTNIAYNDISSLEAIDEDTAAVLVETIQGEAGIRVGSADWFQALRKKCNDTGTLLILDEIQCGFGRTGKFWAFEHFGIVPDIVVCAKGMGGGMPIGAFISNKEVMSVFKNNPLLGHITTFGGHPVSAAASLATIQVLKDEKLIAQVDEKANLFKTLLVHPEIKSIRNKGLMMAVEFDSFAILKPVIDRAIELGVITDWFLFCDNSMRIAPPLTISKEEIREACSTILRAIEEVKSLEV, encoded by the coding sequence ATGAATAACAGACAACTTTTTCTTCAACACCTCGCCCAAACCACTGATTTTCCTCTGCTGATTGAAATAGAAAAAGCCGAAGGTGTGTATATTTACGGGCCTGAAGGAGAAAAATACCTGGACTTGATCTCTGGAATCGGGGTAAGTAACATAGGTCATCGCCACCCCCGAGTGCTATCAGCAGTTCATGATCAGATGGATAAATACCTGCACTTGATGGTATATGGGGAATATGTACAAAGCCCACAAGCGCAACTCGCCAAGGCGCTTTGTGACACCTTACCAAGTAGCTTGGATAATGTCTATTTGGTCAATAGTGGAAGTGAGGCAGTCGAAGGTGCATTGAAGCTGGCAAAGAGATTTACCGGTAAAGCTAAGCTGGTTTCTTGCGAAAATGCCTACCACGGGAGTTCACATGGGGCTTTGAGTGTGGGCGGAAACGAAATATTCAAACGAGCCTACCGCCCCTTGCTACCGGGCGTTACCAACATTGCTTATAATGATATTTCCAGCCTTGAAGCAATAGATGAAGATACTGCAGCTGTGCTGGTCGAAACCATACAGGGAGAAGCTGGGATCCGGGTTGGATCTGCGGATTGGTTTCAGGCCCTGCGAAAAAAATGTAACGACACAGGCACATTGTTGATTTTGGATGAAATCCAATGCGGTTTTGGAAGAACCGGTAAATTCTGGGCATTCGAGCATTTCGGGATAGTACCGGATATCGTTGTCTGTGCCAAAGGGATGGGCGGCGGAATGCCTATCGGCGCGTTTATTTCCAATAAGGAGGTGATGAGTGTTTTCAAAAACAACCCGCTGCTGGGACACATCACCACATTTGGGGGACATCCGGTAAGTGCTGCGGCTTCTTTGGCGACTATACAGGTGCTAAAGGACGAAAAGCTTATCGCTCAAGTAGATGAAAAAGCCAACCTGTTTAAAACTTTGCTCGTACATCCTGAAATCAAGAGTATCAGAAACAAAGGGCTGATGATGGCTGTAGAATTTGATTCGTTTGCAATCCTAAAGCCTGTAATCGACCGGGCCATTGAATTGGGAGTCATTACAGATTGGTTTCTATTCTGCGACAATTCTATGCGAATAGCCCCGCCCTTGACCATCTCAAAGGAGGAAATCCGTGAGGCATGCTCAACCATCCTTCGGGCAATTGAAGAAGTCAAGAGCCTGGAAGTGTAA
- a CDS encoding 1-acyl-sn-glycerol-3-phosphate acyltransferase, producing MPEKFIDIEKAIRSKNPNLLRWMPGFMLNYIKRVTHESWMNEVMERVHHLKGMEFVNALISELEIEVVLEGADRIPKTGGIIIAANHPLGGIDGIALMKAVGEVRTDQRFLVNDLLMQFKNFQPLFIPINKHGKNSAASLNALDEAYAGEYAVLIFPAGLVSRKSETGIRDLQWKKSFVSKAKKYKKDILPCFIEGKNSKFFYNLAHWRKKIGIQANIEMFYLADELYKQRGQTVVIKVGDLISHESLDSSKTDGKWADHLKEVTYELGKKNG from the coding sequence ATGCCTGAGAAATTTATAGATATAGAAAAAGCCATAAGATCCAAAAACCCCAATTTGCTCCGATGGATGCCTGGCTTTATGCTGAATTATATCAAAAGAGTGACTCATGAGTCCTGGATGAATGAAGTGATGGAACGAGTTCATCACCTAAAGGGGATGGAATTTGTCAATGCCTTGATTTCTGAACTGGAGATAGAAGTAGTGCTGGAAGGAGCAGACCGGATACCAAAGACCGGAGGAATTATCATTGCTGCCAATCACCCATTGGGTGGAATAGACGGGATCGCATTGATGAAGGCAGTAGGAGAGGTTCGCACCGATCAAAGGTTTCTGGTAAATGATCTGCTGATGCAGTTTAAAAATTTTCAGCCGCTTTTTATCCCGATTAATAAGCATGGCAAAAATTCAGCTGCATCTCTGAATGCGCTGGATGAAGCTTATGCGGGGGAATATGCGGTTTTGATTTTTCCGGCAGGGTTAGTTTCCAGGAAAAGTGAAACTGGAATCAGGGACCTTCAGTGGAAAAAGAGCTTTGTCTCCAAAGCGAAGAAATACAAAAAAGATATCTTACCTTGTTTTATTGAAGGTAAAAATTCTAAATTTTTCTACAATTTGGCGCATTGGAGAAAAAAAATAGGCATTCAGGCAAATATAGAAATGTTCTATTTAGCAGATGAACTCTACAAGCAAAGAGGACAAACAGTAGTAATTAAGGTGGGTGACCTGATCTCTCATGAATCTCTGGATTCCAGCAAAACTGATGGAAAATGGGCGGATCATTTGAAGGAAGTGACCTATGAACTTGGTAAAAAGAATGGATAA
- a CDS encoding GNAT family N-acetyltransferase, translated as MDKEAQIIPALDRKLLKAELTPERFLRYTNNGDNLVYLVNHHNAPNVVQEIGRLREITFRAAGGGTGLALDLDENDTCENCYEQLVTWNPEDEEIVAGYRLINCKNSVKADGSLNLSTTHLFDFSERFVKDYIPFTIELGRSFVQPKYQPAFDNRKGIFSLDNLWDGLGAVVLLNPEVKYLFGKVTMYPHFNREARDLLLMFMNHYFPDKDGLVNPKPELALGYETELPNQGNPFEGLEYKEGYKLLNGRIRTYGENIPPLINTYMNLSPTMMTFGTALNDEFGEVEETGILITLEDVYETKKHRHMGTFERDKTYGSRDV; from the coding sequence ATGGATAAAGAAGCACAGATAATCCCAGCGTTAGATAGAAAGCTTTTAAAAGCCGAACTGACGCCAGAACGTTTTTTGAGATACACCAATAATGGCGACAATCTGGTTTACCTGGTCAATCATCACAATGCACCAAATGTGGTTCAGGAAATAGGTAGACTCAGAGAAATCACCTTTAGAGCTGCTGGAGGTGGTACTGGCTTAGCGCTGGATTTGGATGAAAACGATACCTGTGAAAACTGTTACGAGCAATTGGTCACCTGGAATCCTGAGGACGAGGAAATTGTAGCTGGATATCGCCTTATTAACTGTAAAAATTCTGTAAAAGCTGACGGTAGCCTAAACCTTTCTACCACGCATCTATTTGACTTTTCAGAGCGTTTTGTCAAGGATTATATTCCGTTTACTATTGAGTTAGGACGTTCATTTGTTCAGCCCAAATATCAGCCAGCTTTTGACAATAGAAAAGGCATATTCAGCTTAGATAACTTATGGGACGGTCTGGGCGCGGTAGTTTTGCTCAACCCGGAAGTCAAATATCTCTTCGGAAAGGTCACCATGTATCCGCATTTTAATCGAGAAGCCAGAGATCTTTTGCTGATGTTCATGAACCATTACTTTCCGGATAAGGACGGATTGGTAAATCCAAAACCCGAACTGGCTTTAGGTTATGAAACTGAGCTCCCCAATCAAGGAAATCCATTCGAAGGATTGGAATACAAGGAGGGGTACAAATTACTGAACGGTAGGATCAGAACTTACGGCGAAAATATCCCTCCTTTGATCAATACCTACATGAATCTTTCGCCTACCATGATGACGTTTGGTACTGCGCTGAATGATGAATTCGGAGAGGTAGAGGAAACAGGGATACTGATTACTCTAGAGGATGTCTATGAGACCAAAAAGCATAGACACATGGGGACTTTCGAGCGGGATAAAACTTACGGAAGCCGAGATGTCTGA
- a CDS encoding CoA-binding protein — translation MSDKLTLIVGATTNPSRYAYFAASRLSEAGVDFIPIGIKKGEVFGKEILDLRSKPDLKDIHTITMYIGPVHQAEWMDYLISLQPKRIIFNPGTENPAFFSAARAKGIEVLPACTLVMLSSNQY, via the coding sequence ATGTCTGATAAGCTTACGCTCATTGTTGGTGCCACCACCAATCCTTCCCGTTATGCTTATTTTGCGGCAAGTCGCCTTTCAGAGGCAGGTGTAGACTTTATTCCAATAGGGATTAAAAAGGGAGAGGTGTTTGGGAAGGAAATTCTTGATTTGCGCAGCAAGCCAGACTTGAAAGATATACACACCATCACCATGTACATAGGGCCTGTGCATCAGGCGGAGTGGATGGATTACCTGATCAGCTTACAGCCCAAACGGATCATTTTTAATCCTGGTACTGAAAACCCGGCGTTTTTCTCAGCTGCCCGAGCCAAAGGAATCGAAGTGCTGCCAGCCTGTACACTGGTCATGCTCAGTTCCAATCAATACTAG